TCACTCGCCAGACCCTGACCGCTCACGCTGTTGTCAAACCAGCTGTATTGCGCCCAGCCATCGACATACAGGCCCGTCTGGTCGGCGTCATTCGCCTGCCAGGTACCGTACATCCCCAGGCTGTAGCCGTCCACCGACGCATCCGCCCGGTAACCGGTCACCCGCGAATCGGTTTTGCTCTGGCTGTTGCCGTACCCGCCCATCACCCCGAGGTGAAAGCGGCTCTGGTCCGTCGTCCACTGCGCGATATCCCCGCCCAGTTGCATCACATAGCGGTTGCTCTGGGTGCCCAGTTGGTCACGGCTGTCACGGAAACGGTTATGCCCGCCTTCGTTACGCAGCCACAGGCTGGTGACCTTCTGCTCCCCGGTCAGGGCATCAATGTATTGGGTTTCCCCCAACCGGTCGTGCAGGCGGGTGGCAAACAGGGTATTGGCCGCCGCCAGGTTGGCGATATAGCCGCTGGCTTCCGGCCGCTCTATCGGCACCACCGGATTGACCGGGTCGTCAGGGTTGACGGGGTCTACCGGGTCTACCGGGTCTACCGGGTCGGGTGGTGTCGGGTCTACCGGGTCCGGTGACAGGCTGCTACTCAGCACCCAGTTATTGGTCTGAGCACCGGCACCGCGACCGAGGAAGTAATCATAGGCCCCAGCCACAATACGCCCAACTTGGGTAAATACCCCCTCAGAAGTACCCGCCACTGTGATTAACTCAATACCGTTAAGGGTCTGACCGCCACCACCCAGCGTGTTGTTCACCTGAACACGGGTGGTCCCGGAAGTGTTCCCCTCAACAACCAACTGGTCGGTCACGGAGTTATCCTCCCCCAGGACGGTATTCATCTGGAGGAGTCCGTTGTTGCCAATGTAATCACCAGTGAGGGTCAGGATATTGCCACCGCTGCCGCCGAAGTTAACCACCCCGGCATGATTGAGTGACGCGAGGGTTTGACGGTAACCATCAAGGTCCAGTGTTCCCCCCGCCTCAGTGAGGTAATGCGAGGCGGTGCTGAATACCTGGTCGCCCCCCGCTTTGAGGGTCCCGCCCTTAACGGTGGTGTCGCCGGTGTAGCTATAGGTGCGGTCGGCAGACAACAGCAGGGTATGCGGGCTGTTTTGCGTCAGGCTGCCAGTCCCCCCCAGATTGAAATCCAGGGTATAATCGGCACTGCGCTGGAAGACCAGCTCACTCTGGTTTTGCAAGGCCTCTGTTGTGTCACCATGAAAATGAATGTCACCGGTACCATTCACCACCGTCTGGCCGGTCAATACGCCGCCTATTTCAACCATTAAAACGCCACCACTATTAATAGTGGTGTTGTTGGCAATCCCGCCATTATCGACAGTCTGGCTCCCACCATAAATGGTGGTGCCGTTGGCGGTGCCACCGGAACGGACCTTCTGCCATCCCATAGTAAGGGTGGTGCTGTTGGCGATGCCTCCATTATTGACATGCTGAGTTCCATTCTGAAAAAACGCGCGGTTGGCGGTACCACCACTATTGACAATCTGCTCTCCTTCATAGACGTAGGTGCCGTTGGCGGTACCGCCATCATTGACATTCTGAGTCCCACCATCACTAATGGTGGTGCCGTTGGCGGTACCGCCATCATTGACAATCTGCTCTCCACCACTGATGGTGGTGCCGTTGGTGGTTCCTCCAGCCTCGACAGTCTGCCCCCCATAATTAATGATAGTGTCGTTGGCCGTGCCGCCAGTATGAACCCGCTGATTTTCGCCCTCATTCAAGACTTCTCCCTCCACCACGACCCCCTCTCCGGAAACATCCTCTGTGTATGCAAATACCGACGGGGCAACGGAAAAGCTGCAGGCAAGAACGATGAGGGCCGACAGTGGGGTGCGGGAAAATAGCGGGTGGTCGCCATCAGGGCGGCGCTTATACCGCTCGGGTGTAGAAATTGTCATACATCATTCTCCAGTAAAAAATAATCTATGCCGTAGTCAGGCGTGTCTCCTGTGGAAACGGGCATAATGGGGCTGTTCGAACCATAAAGACGGTTGCCGTCATCACGGTATAAAAGGGCAGGACGCAAAGCGGCTGATGGAGGCATCTGCTCACCGGTAAAATCAGGGGCAACCGTCTCTTTCCTGCCTGATAGTGAAGGTGTTCTTCGCTCTGCGGATAAATAAAGGAAATCGTTTATGTTGAGTATTAATATATAAAAATACGCAGTAACGAACCCGGAACTATCAAAAATAGCTCATGGCATAAAAGATAAAATAAACATCGGCAGGTGTATTAAATAAATGTTAATAAATTGAGACGGTGGCCGTGTATTATTTTTACACGCTATTTCACTGAGTCTTTTAATGACGAATAACCTATCAGAACCTTCTCAATCACGTCGAGGGGGTATACAAATCATTAATCTTCTTTTGGGAAACTGAATAAAGTGTATCAATAGCAACAGTAATCTCATTAATATAACGAATAATGAAAAAAACTATTTACGTATTTGTTATTACCTGTCTGTATATGTTGTCAATATAACTATATTGAAAGAGAGAAATACGGGTCATGTATTCAATGTGGTTATTAGTATCACATAAGGTAATGCTCACGCTCAATGAACGTACCGATAATACTGTCATGCATTTCTGCCGATTTTGAGTATCCGAGAGTCTTGCGGTTCAGTCGTTTCAACCGATTACGAATATTCAGGTTTTCACGCTCAATCCGCTGCGTGTAAAGCTTGCCACTGATGTGTTTTTCATCCGGCAACATGTCATAAGCACTGAAGTTGTCGGTGCACCAAAAGACGACATTGAAACCTAACAGCAACCCCAATAATTGGCGAAATGTCTTTTTGCTCCGACGACCAAAAACATGAGCAATAATACGTTTGAAGCGAGGCTCCCAGGCATACCAAAGCCAGCGTTGCTGCTTTTTGTTGCCGATAAACGACCACATCTCGTCCACTTCGCAAATGAGTTGAATTTGCAGGTTATCCAGTGGCAGCGTTGTTACATTCCGCGGCGAGAGTTTTTTAAAGTGCGCACAACGGTATTGATGCTGATATGTAACGTAAACGTCGCTGGTACCGCACCTTCCGCTTAACGCGATGAAACATCATGCTTGTCTTTGGAATTCACCGAAGATCAGAGGCAATATGGCAAAGACGAACCATCGCACTCCCGACGAATGGCGTGAACTGCTCGACGCACAACAACGCTCCGGTCTCAACCAAACTCAATTCTGTAAACGCCATCAAATCTCACGCAGCGCTTTTTTCAATGCCAAGGATCGCCTCGTTGCGCAAGCCAAGTCGCCGCCGCCCGCATTTATCGCTGTCTCTCCGCTCAAACAGGGTTCTTTGCCGATAACGCCGCCTGTCGAACCCACTCCCGCTGTTGCCGAACCTGAGCTACCTCCGGTTGAGTGCGATTCTATCAAACTGACGCTCGCACACTGCTCACTGCAATTTCCCCTCAGCCTTTCTCCATTTTGGCTGGCGACCTTACTGCGGGAACTCACGCCATGAAGATGTTTGTCGATGCCACGCAGATTTATCTTCACCGCCTTCCCGTGGACTTTCGCAAAAGCATCAACGGGCTCACGCTACTGGTTGAACAGCACATGGCGTTATCGCCTTTTAGTGGAGCCCTGTTTGTCTTCTGCAATCGACGGCACGACAAAATAAAGGCGCTGTACTGGGACACCACCGGTTTTTGTCTGTGGTATAAACGCCTTGAACAGGCGCACTTCAAATGGCCTTCCCGGTTGAGTGGCGATACGTTGACGTTGGATGAACAACAATGGCACTGGCTGTTAGAGGGGATAGACATCACAAAAATACAGCGGCATCCCCCTCTGCATTACACCTCGTTGAGTTAATAAAAAAGTACAACTACCGGTTAAATAACAATGTATTAAGGGGCAGTAAAGGGTATAATTCATACCATGAAAACACTGCCCGATACCCTGCCAAACTCGCCTAATGAACTCCAGCAAATACTGCAGGAGCGGGAAGCTTTTTGGCAGGCGCAGGTAGCCCAGTGGCAAGCACAAGCAGCCCAATGGCAGGAAAAATCGAGCCTGTGGCAAGCGCAATACCAAAGCATGGTCGAACAGTGGCTGCTGGCCCGTTACAAACTCTATGCGGCCAGTAGCGAAGACTACCCAGGTCAGGGAGCGTTGTTTAACGAAGCTGAGCAGACCGATGACCTTGCCACCCAGACGCCACCTCACGCCGAGGAAGAAGATAACGCTCAGGCTGACCCCGTCACACCCGAACGCAAAAGCCGTCGTCCACGGTTACCGCCTGGCCTTCCCCGGGAGGAGGTGCTTCACGACCTGCCAGACGAAGAAAAGACCTGTGCCTGCTGTGGTCATGCCCTGCATCGCATGGGCGAGGAATGCAGCGAGCAACTGGAGTTTATCCCGGCCAGCATCAAGGTCATGCGCCATGTTCGCCCTAAATACAGTTGCCGCCAATGTGAGCAGCAGGGGACCGAGGTCAACATCCTGATTGTGCCTGTACCTGCAACCTTATTACCCCGCAGCATCGCCACGCCCAGCCTGCTGGCCCAGATAATCAACAGCAAGTTCCAGTTCAGCCTGCCGCTCTATCGCCAGGAGCAATGGTTCGCCCAGTTGGGTATCGAGCTGAGCCGCCAGACCATGAGCAGTTGGATGTTGAAATGTGCAGAACGGCTGGCCCCGCTGGTTGAGTTGCTTCATCAACATTTACTTGAGCGTGAGGTAATCTGGAGCGATGACACCACGCTCAAGGTGGTGGAGGTGAAAAAGGATAAATGTTACATGTGGGTCTACGGCTGCGGCGGTGATAGCCCGGAGCCCGGTCTGCCGCCCGCTATCGTACTGTATGACTATCAGGATGGTCACGGCGCTGCCGGCCCTGTCGGGTTCCTCAACGGATATGAAGGTTACCTGCAGGCCGATGGTTATGCCGGTTACACGAATACCGACGCGACAGTTGTCGGTTGCATGGCGCATGCGCGCCGCAAGTTCATGGAGGCGAAAGTGGCCCAGCCGAAAGGAAAAGTTGGCCGTGCTGACTGGGCGCTGACGCATATCCAGAAACTTTACCGCCTTGAGCGAGAGCTGAAGGGGCAGCCGGCCGATGTCATTGCGGCCCGCCGCCAGCAGGAGGCCATCCCACTGCTGGACGAGTTCAAAGGCTGGCTGGATAAAACAAGGCCGCAGGTTCCGGAGAAACACTTGTTGGGCACGGCCGTGGTCTACAGTCTGAATCAATGGTCAAAGCTGGTGCGTTATGTGGAGCACGGGCAGTTGAGCATAGACAACAACAGGGCTGAGCGGGCCATCAAGCCGTTTGTCATTGGGAGAAAAAATTGGATGCTGTCGAATACGCGCAGCGGTGCGCGGTCGAGCGCCATCCTTTATAGCCTGGTTGAAACGGCGAAAGCCAATGGTCTTGTGCCCTTTGACTACCTGATGCAGGTGTTTACCAAACTGCCCACCCTCACCGCCGACGGTGATCTCGAGTCCCTCCTTCCCTGGAACATCACCCTACCTTAAACAACCACACAGGTCACTGTGTGGTT
This window of the Yersinia enterocolitica genome carries:
- a CDS encoding autotransporter outer membrane beta-barrel domain-containing protein: MVEGEVLNEGENQRVHTGGTANDTIINYGGQTVEAGGTTNGTTISGGEQIVNDGGTANGTTISDGGTQNVNDGGTANGTYVYEGEQIVNSGGTANRAFFQNGTQHVNNGGIANSTTLTMGWQKVRSGGTANGTTIYGGSQTVDNGGIANNTTINSGGVLMVEIGGVLTGQTVVNGTGDIHFHGDTTEALQNQSELVFQRSADYTLDFNLGGTGSLTQNSPHTLLLSADRTYSYTGDTTVKGGTLKAGGDQVFSTASHYLTEAGGTLDLDGYRQTLASLNHAGVVNFGGSGGNILTLTGDYIGNNGLLQMNTVLGEDNSVTDQLVVEGNTSGTTRVQVNNTLGGGGQTLNGIELITVAGTSEGVFTQVGRIVAGAYDYFLGRGAGAQTNNWVLSSSLSPDPVDPTPPDPVDPVDPVDPVNPDDPVNPVVPIERPEASGYIANLAAANTLFATRLHDRLGETQYIDALTGEQKVTSLWLRNEGGHNRFRDSRDQLGTQSNRYVMQLGGDIAQWTTDQSRFHLGVMGGYGNSQSKTDSRVTGYRADASVDGYSLGMYGTWQANDADQTGLYVDGWAQYSWFDNSVSGQGLASEHYQSKGVTASVESGYTLKVGENAAKNAKVFIQPQAQVTWMGVKADEHKEANGTQVSGKGDGNIQTRLGVKAFMNGSSAQDKGKDRVFQPFIEANWVHNTEDFGTQMDGVTVTQAGAGNIAELKTGVEGQLNKRVNLWGNVSQQIGDKGYSDTAVMLGVKVNF
- a CDS encoding IS66 family transposase, which gives rise to MKTLPDTLPNSPNELQQILQEREAFWQAQVAQWQAQAAQWQEKSSLWQAQYQSMVEQWLLARYKLYAASSEDYPGQGALFNEAEQTDDLATQTPPHAEEEDNAQADPVTPERKSRRPRLPPGLPREEVLHDLPDEEKTCACCGHALHRMGEECSEQLEFIPASIKVMRHVRPKYSCRQCEQQGTEVNILIVPVPATLLPRSIATPSLLAQIINSKFQFSLPLYRQEQWFAQLGIELSRQTMSSWMLKCAERLAPLVELLHQHLLEREVIWSDDTTLKVVEVKKDKCYMWVYGCGGDSPEPGLPPAIVLYDYQDGHGAAGPVGFLNGYEGYLQADGYAGYTNTDATVVGCMAHARRKFMEAKVAQPKGKVGRADWALTHIQKLYRLERELKGQPADVIAARRQQEAIPLLDEFKGWLDKTRPQVPEKHLLGTAVVYSLNQWSKLVRYVEHGQLSIDNNRAERAIKPFVIGRKNWMLSNTRSGARSSAILYSLVETAKANGLVPFDYLMQVFTKLPTLTADGDLESLLPWNITLP